ATAAATATGTTACTACACTCTTTCCTCCCTTTCGTTTCATCCCCACAagtatatagtcgggtcaaaacgacatgaatcacgagtgtagttgcggtgcatttgcgtacacgctcgaaacggcgcggtggaggcagcagttcgaaccgaggtgggaccgtcgcaaaccacagcgatgggtggtgccagcaagggttccagtacgaaatctatcttctttttcagcTTGAGACACGACAGATGCCTTTTCTCTGTTCTCTTCCTATAGGAGGACCGCGGCTAtttcgcaaaagaaaaaatccttagtCATAAAGAGGGAAAAGCGTGAAATTCATGGTTCTCcaagtatagttgggtcaaagtGACATGAACCACGGACAACTGCGTAgccagctgcgctcgaagcggcgcggtggagcataacggttgggatcgtgtagagatcctcgctaccgccacccatctttGCGGTTCaccatggtcccatctcgatcccaGCCACTGtgtccaccgcaccgcttcgagcgcagccgcttacgcaactgttcatggttcatgtcgttttcacccgactatatgtgtATCTCTCCAACCATCGCTTCATGGATGACTTCTTTTCATTCCATAAGAAGTAACCCATAAAGAGCTCTCGACTAGTCAAGTTGTAATCGAATCTCTttataaaacattaaaaagcATCTCTGGATCATTTTGATTGGAAATCTCACTTTTGAGAGGCTCTATGTATTGTAAAGCTGCCATGGCAATGATAGCTTAATAAAAAGCTGAACTTTCGTAActtgaaaagtgaaatatgAACACTTACggttctttctttgtttttttttttcttgttttcttttttttttttcttaggtttTGGTTCTAGCCTATAGTCGGCGTAAAATGTGTTGTAACGGCTGGACGCGCGTCACGTCCTCGGTGAACGTTCGCGGGCTTTGGCTCGCCTTCACAGTCCTCGATAAGCTTTTCACGgtgtcttctttttcttgttcttggtagttttccaattttctctgTGAACTGTGGCATAGGCAGGATTATTAAAGTATCTACTAACGTATTTTTCTACTAATTCGTTGTTTATTTCGCCCTTAGGACGCCTCTAAGATTTTAGTTTGTGAGAATTGAATTTCTCCTCCTTTTTATACCGTACATTGTAATTCGTGCCGTTTTTTGGTCGAAGATGATCCAAAATCTTGAAATCCCACAGAAAAGAATCCCAATCATGCACAATTGCATGGAAAAGTAGTTCAAAAATCCAATTTCTCGAAGAGTAGTCTTTGAGGAGATATTCTGACAAccggaaaaaaagacactgaactaatgaaaaaaggatttccTTAGTATTACGGCTACGACTACAAGTAAAAGATGCCGTAGGAGCAAAACAAACTATGAGACCAGTGGAAAAGAACTTTCATAGACTTATGTGACAGGATAGAATTCAATTAAAGTTCACGCAATGCTATacgaaaagtttgaaaactgtcaaagaataggaaaaagaACTATAAGAGTATTATGTTCTGATAATCcggttcttttttccatgactttttttttttcaaaattggccTCCTACACTCTTTTTATCAGCGAAAAAAATGACGTATTACATGATTTCCAGTCTCTAAGTCGCAGAGTTTTACAATAATTCATGTTTTTCTGTTCTGCTTACAAGGTTTTAGTGTAAATTTATTAGTGTTCTGATGTCTCGAGAACTTTGTCTTTATCGAAGGCCTAAAAGTggttcgagttttttttttttacgaaaccaggtgtcgcttgatgctgtcgttcggaGTGTTTACCaatacaacatcatcttgcaacTGTGCTtgcaaaagagcaaaaaataaggaaaaacagaaactgaGATTGACTATCCAGGAACATACTATCGAGTTTGATACgttgtacacgaggttgttaaatagaTTCATTGATttgttaaattaaattaaattaaattaagttataaatttgttgttaaataaattttcaactaTCCAAGAACATTCGGCTGGTAAAAAGCTTGGAAACAGGTGGTAAGAAGAATGAGGGTCATGAAGGAAATGAGCttgaaataaagtgtacgATATTAACTcgtgagaaagaaatatctgctagcgAGGCAtcggaagcattctggatttctgtcAGGAATCCATCCATGAAATACAGAGATGAGCGCTTATCAATCAGCAATGACTTTATGCCTGAATCTCTTTTCTGTTGGTGAAACTTCGAAGCCGAAAAACGAACAGCAACTAAAAAGTTTGTTATTGATGGTAAAACGGTAAAAAATATGGATAGAACGGACTTTTTCATATGTActattatatgtattattatgtatgtattatatatttatcactcattattatttattattataaaaaaagataaagtcactggcgtatcaattcacttgggatgccccaacgcattttactgcaattcgtaatcgttgaggttttggaacgcgcattggcctatagaatgacctGCGGAGGCTAGaagatgtgtcaagtcagtgtttttatcctaccagacgagtctggtaccaatttatcgacccccgagggatgaaagggttggttttcactagagcggtttcgaaccatcgatcgtgtggctgcagcggacctctaaccgactgcgcctcACCCGCCCCTGGGGCTTGGTTATAGTGGGATCAAAACAACCGGAAGCTAGTTGCACTCGCATGAGCGGTTTaggctcgaagcggcgcggttgggATAACAGGTGTGAGCGACTCGGACTCCAGAGATGGTCCCGCCTGGATCACAACTCCAAGCTTCACCGCCCCGCTGCGATCGCAGTCAATCACGCAGTTGCATCGAGTTTCAGGTCATGTTGACCCTATTATAATAGAGAGTGTGATCGACTCGTCGCAGTGCCTCTCACTGTTGGAGATGGATCAATTACACAGAAAATCCTACGagggaaatccagaaataaagaTTGTGTTGTGATAAATACCATAAACCAATCCTTCTCAGTGACACTAATCAGTGTCAGCCTGCGAAAATGTATGCTGACCCCAATACTTATGTTTGCCAGGGCGACCGCGATGCGTCAGTTGTAACtttccctctctctcttttttttccctctctctACTTGACACCATTACTACAACTTACTGATACTTTTCATCCCTGAACCTTGCCTCAAACTCACTCAACTAACGCAAACACACTCGCAAACACTTCGAACTCGCAGGGCGGATTTGGAGACAAACATAAGTACCGGAGCTAACAGAACGGTACCGAAGCGTTCCAACTACAGTGCAGCCAAAGgtgtagatttttcttctcccacCAGCAAATTATTCCCTCATGTTATCGTTGAATTCTTGTAAATATTACCTCAACATATCCAGactcttattatttacagGAGGGAATAAACTATAGATAAGTGTTGTTCGAGGATGTcgttcatctctttttttacatacatatgtgAATTAATTGTGATATGGTATTTTAGGATTGTATGTTGTGAAATATGGTGACGTATGTGCTACTAGAAGCAGAAACACATTCCATATTGATGGATCTAATCCAATACAGTGTGAGTTTTGGAGATTCAGTCCATTCATTATAGACTTTACTACGCAAGACATTTTCGCGAGTGATGCTTGAATATTTCGCTGAGTAATGGGATGAGAAGCGAAACTAATGAAGTCTTCGTCCATAAAATAGATGTCGACGTCGAGGTGGCGTGTTTTGGGATTTTCTTATTGGGGAATGGGGTCGTAAAAGGAGGGGATGCAACGCAAAGGAGTGTACGATGGGCAGTAGCGCATGCGCATCGTCAAAAACCAATTCGGACTTCCcgtgataggcagtaagggagctacgcgtgcaagggtggcaaAACGTGCGCTggaatagaaggcatcgtgcaaaacagcattcagggccggctgcttgcagtgattcagggagatattacggaaccaccccggtctccataatctacgaccccgtatacggatactccacctgaaatccgtaccaccccagattcgtgatatgctgcctttaatcgaaCACCCTCGGCGCTGACTATATGTTGCCTTCGGAGTACACCACCTACCAGTACCCTTAATCGAACACCCTCGGCGCTGACAATATGTTGCCTTCGGAGTACAAATGTGCATGATTTCCCGTGGACGCACTGCGGTCCTTCATGCAAATATAATTCTTGTAATTCCCGAAGTGGATTTTATTTGATGAGTTGGTTGCTTTTTTCAGATAAACAATTTTTAGCAAaacatatagtagagtcaaaacgacatgaaccttggctgcaattgcgtaagcggctgcgctcgaagcgatgaaGTAGAGCGTGGCGGTTAAAATCGAGAGGGGACCCGTGCAGGCATGTTTCATCACTGAAGTTCAcaacggtcccaactcggttacAACCGCTTTCTcaatcgcgccgcttcgagcgcagcgcaACTACGCCGtacttcttgtcgttttgactagaTTATAGCTGCTTCTTCAGACCATCAAATCGATGAAATTTACCGTGGCAACAGAACTGCGCAAGCTGTTTCCATGTAACTGCACAGAGTCGATGGAAAAAGCTCATATGGTGGCGGAAATGAGTTCTTCTGCCGATGATTCAGTTAGCGCGAGGTTAGTGTAGTCACTCAGGTTTGGTTCTGATCGTCTGCATATGTACAACGCACTAGATTGTTTTATGGTTGTGAGgggaaaatttctgcaaacaagtatatagtcgggtcaaaacgacatgaatcacgagtgtagttgcggtgcatttgcgtacgcgctcgaaacggtgcggtggagccagACAGTTGGAACCGAAGTGGGACTATCCCAAACCGCAGCGATGCTGAGTGCCAGCAGAGGTTTCAGTACGctcctaatcgctacgctccaccgcaccgcctcaagAGAAGCAGCGTACGCAgttgcactgtgcttcatgtcgtttgaccctactatacaatCCTGTTATCTAGTATGTTATGTTACATTTCAGTAATTATGCCGCTAAACCGGAATCTGCAGCCAATCCTCCAATGTCCGTATCAGCATCTTCATTAATAGAAGAATCAGCGCCATCCACAAATGCGATAAAACGGGAAGGGGACGACGACACGTCGGATGTTTGGAGGAACGAATCTGCCTTGTTTCCTACCAAAAATCGTGATTTCCCTTCATCAGACACTATTATTGAAGAGAGGGTGAGCTTCTGAAGTTCTGAAGAAGTTTTTGCACAGATAGCattattattagattttttcctGTTATCTAACAATCTTTTCAAGGTTATACAACTTGAAACTACAGTGGAGAAGTTGGGCACTAGAGTATTAGATTTGGAGCGGGCTTTTCGAGCTGGTTCATTAACAAAGTCTCAATTCGGTAGAAAGGAAGTGACTAGCTCACAGCAGTATGTGTTCAAGTCTCCGGGACCGAGATTTAACGGTTTGATCAGTATGAGTCCTTCCAAACTAAAATTCTACGCTGAGGTAATATTTTTAAGATTTGGATCTAGTGGCTGAATATAGTAGCTGGCGTACTTTTGTACCGGACCTTCTATACATGAACGAGGAGAGGAAGATGAGCTCATTCATCAAGCACATCTACTCAagggtttgttttttttttctttaatatatTCCAGTGGTAGTTTTGATTTAGTCGCTAGTTTAAATGGTGCACTTCTTAGGTGGTTAGTAATGAAAACGATAAGCTCCTGTTGACTACTCGCAGTGGAGGCAGAGATAATGGTCTATTGCGGGTTCCTAATGAGTTACGAGTTGTTTTAAGAGGTAGGTCGTTCCTTGTTCTTTCGGTTATTGAACTAACTTTACATGAACACATTGATGAATCGTTGCCAGAATTCGtgtttttattcgatttttcatCAAATCGAAAACCTTAATATTTGACTTTTCGAGTCGTTACAATGTTTGTCTTTCAATCATGTATCATATAAATTATTTTGACTTTCTTCGCGAATACTTTCCGCACATTGTTCAGGATAAATTTGGCTATTTTTATAAATGCGTTATAGTTCTATTTCTGATCTCTTGCAATCTGGAACAGTAGCTAGTGGGAAGGTCGAACGTTCTTGATCATACAAGCCGTGTGCAGGGTTTATCACTGTGATACTACCTACTCAAATCTCAAGAATTCACTGTAAAATGTGCAAGAAGAGGTGTTCTCTACAATTTGTTATTAGTAATATTCC
This window of the Necator americanus strain Aroian chromosome III, whole genome shotgun sequence genome carries:
- a CDS encoding hypothetical protein (NECATOR_CHRIII.G12664.T2) → MVTYVLLEAETHSILMDLIQYSTIKSMKFTVATELRKLFPCNCTESMEKAHMVAEMSSSADDSVSASNYAAKPESAANPPMSVSASSLIEESAPSTNAIKREGDDDTSDVWRNESALFPTKNRDFPSSDTIIEERVIQLETTVEKLGTRVLDLERAFRAGSLTKSQFGRKEVTSSQQYVFKSPGPRFNDLDLVAEYSSWRTFVPDLLYMNEERKMSSFIKHIYSRVVSNENDKLLLTTRSGGRDNGLLRVPNELRVVLRDFVVDVCDPPDRLALGAAVLKCMKTVADNVRRQTNTDPNHDQDDTMAASNPSSCRKRKIPTQLTGTYQSPTVERVQPDEGIGLYNAPDVDENGLEASFDYKLLAREEGEDENSNRSRLDVLLEQTRHKLEEVQAQEPVSISEQQYAHCHSSDKTSLVSSSRKSVCRGYYRS
- a CDS encoding hypothetical protein (NECATOR_CHRIII.G12664.T3) → MVTYVLLEAETHSILMDLIQYSTIKSMKFTVATELRKLFPCNCTESMEKAHMVAEMSSSADDSVSASNYAAKPESAANPPMSVSASSLIEESAPSTNAIKREGDDDTSDVWRNESALFPTKNRDFPSSDTIIEERVIQLETTVEKLGTRVLDLERAFRAGSLTKSQFGRKEVTSSQQYVFKSPGPRFNDLDLVAEYSSWRTFVPDLLYMNEERKMSSFIKHIYSRVVSNENDKLLLTTRSGGRDNGLLRVPNELRVVLRDFVVDVCDPPDRLALGAAVLKCMKTVADNVRRQTNTDPNHDQDDTMAASNPRKRKIPTQLTGTYQSPTVERVQPDEGIGLYNAPDVDENGLEASFDYKLLAREEGEDENSNRSRLDVLLEQTRHKLEEVQAQEPVSISEQQYAHCHSSDKTSLVSSSRKSVCRGYYRS
- a CDS encoding hypothetical protein (NECATOR_CHRIII.G12664.T1), with product MVTYVLLEAETHSILMDLIQYSTIKSMKFTVATELRKLFPCNCTESMEKAHMVAEMSSSADDSVSASNYAAKPESAANPPMSVSASSLIEESAPSTNAIKREGDDDTSDVWRNESALFPTKNRDFPSSDTIIEERVIQLETTVEKLGTRVLDLERAFRAGSLTKSQFGRKEVTSSQQYVFKSPGPRFNDLDLVAEYSSWRTFVPDLLYMNEERKMSSFIKHIYSRVVSNENDKLLLTTRSGGRDNGLLRVPNELRVVLRDFVVDVCDPPDRLALGAAVLKCMKTVADNVRRQTNTDPNHDQDDTMAASNPSSCRKRKIPTQLTGTYQSPTVERVQPDEGIGLYNAPDVDENGLEASFDYKLLAREEGEDENSNRSRLDVLLEQTRHKLEEVQGSKRETRRRCAACYRTMSRNYGATVARARSRMVNTRCSKCKVHYCLGCFQNEHKECQSLYTRLKLE